In Monodelphis domestica isolate mMonDom1 chromosome 3, mMonDom1.pri, whole genome shotgun sequence, the following proteins share a genomic window:
- the LOC103092787 gene encoding myotubularin-related protein 3-like isoform X1, whose product MPVYTDAIQQRLRQIETGHQQEVETLKKQVQELRSRLESQCLNSSLRFNGDFGDEVVSMLGLIGRRRLQRLGSGPWVWRLSCSSLGIGEEPQPPVS is encoded by the coding sequence ATGCCGGTCTACACGGACGCCATCCAGCAGCGCTTGCGGCAGATCGAAACGGGCCACCAGCAGGAAGTAGAGACGCTGAAGAAACAGGTTCAGGAGCTGAGAAGCCGCCTGGAGAGCCAGTGCCTGAACAGCTCCCTGCGCTTCAATGGGGACTTTGGGGACGAAGTGGTGAGTATGCTGGGGCTCATCGGGCGCCGCCGGCTGCAGAGACTTGGCTCTGGTCCTTGGGTCTGGCGCCTCTCCTGCTCCAGTCTGGGGATCGGTGAGGAGCCGCAGCCGCCTGTTTCCTGA
- the LOC103092787 gene encoding myotubularin-related protein 3-like isoform X2 has product MPVYTDAIQQRLRQIETGHQQEVETLKKQVQELRSRLESQCLNSSLRFNGDFGDEVSSVPASESKADPNCLACCSRDFL; this is encoded by the exons ATGCCGGTCTACACGGACGCCATCCAGCAGCGCTTGCGGCAGATCGAAACGGGCCACCAGCAGGAAGTAGAGACGCTGAAGAAACAGGTTCAGGAGCTGAGAAGCCGCCTGGAGAGCCAGTGCCTGAACAGCTCCCTGCGCTTCAATGGGGACTTTGGGGACGAAGTG AGCTCAGTCCCCGCCTCCGAAAGCAAAGCGGATCCGAATTGCTTGGCTTGCTGCAGCAGAGATTTTCTCTGA